A part of Terriglobus roseus genomic DNA contains:
- a CDS encoding TonB-dependent receptor, whose protein sequence is MKHLSKLSLVACLAAASVPMYAQIANGTVTGRLTDPNGAIIPGAQVLLQKTDTGLTLKTQTNSEGIYTFPALGTGNYTLSVEQSGFKKATSSLTLTVGQTASIDLTLQLGSNTETVDVQAAGQADLETSDATISYTVGARQVSDLPLNGRNPYGLAALSPGINPGGSFGAGVATARGAVVAAATNNFEANGGLSAANDILLDGVPISVCCQGQPALTPSVEVVDQFKVITSTPSAQFGRTSGGILNIVTKSGTNGLHGTAYEYFRNDKLDAANFFTKRSGVYPIPTRKDFRLPHRYNQYGVFVNGPVWLPKIYNGKDKTFFTFGWEATRNTTNVFNTVTVPTALQRQGIFTEGGLGQVYDPYSNNGTTRQPLPAGCNAAGCFAAGYGLTSINPVSQQLLQFLPMPNAAGLTSNYSYSYATNDKEDQFNFRVDHNFSPSQRVFVRGSRDVNNHHENDLFNGVNGPSGINQALTAYLFAAGHTWTITPSLVLQTNYGFAYQKNFQIPQNYGYQASKYGFSTNLDSQQQLPGLPYVSINSAYANMSNATNTNRWEHYTHVLNSTAVWQRGLHTLTFGYDGRLIMEHQQSAGNGVGSFTFDSTLTKPNSSGSVTGNQANVDSLAAFLLGTFTSASLQRQVLPAYDSWYHAPFFQDDWKVFPNLTLNMGIRWDIETGYRERQNRWADLDLKVANPLSSAALPFTGGARFLGVNYPNRTWKTSYTKFSPRFGLAWQVTPKTVVRSGFSILYLPTSQRFYSASTLGYSISTATTFVSTQVPNATIANPFPTGVQLPQGAANGVQVGTGTSVTGVLYDTPLSYNEQWNLGVERQISRGIVLHLNYVGSHSLHLPQNIRPNDLRDQNWGAVGDTNYVNYLQASVANPFYGQPNVGNLNTPTVQRAALLAAYPQYTTNSGMANSSLNISGYGGGTAEFNAAQAFITMQPSPNLTATVSYTFSKSMTNAVPITAGFLNANGTPNYQNSYHIRDYEWSVASTDVPHRLVANANYTLPFGRGQRFGSGASGWVNQIIGGWGLNTIIAVQSGAALGITQTGGAAFSGSRPMFVQGVDPLNHGDIRNRLGSSGAGYKDGYFNWTGFTQAQSFQLGNVPRSSGYLRGVKTFQDDLSLIKYFPIHESIKLQFRLEAFNVFNKVQFGLPNTTFGASNFGQVNSQANLPRNVQAALKLNF, encoded by the coding sequence ATGAAACATCTATCCAAACTCTCCTTGGTGGCGTGCCTGGCTGCTGCATCGGTTCCGATGTATGCCCAGATCGCAAACGGCACCGTCACAGGTCGTCTTACGGACCCGAATGGCGCCATCATCCCCGGCGCTCAGGTCTTGCTCCAGAAGACAGACACAGGCCTGACCCTGAAGACCCAGACCAACAGCGAGGGCATCTACACCTTCCCGGCGCTCGGTACGGGCAACTACACCCTCAGCGTCGAGCAGTCCGGCTTCAAGAAGGCCACCAGCAGTCTGACCCTCACCGTAGGACAGACCGCTTCCATCGATCTCACGTTGCAGCTCGGCAGCAACACCGAAACCGTAGATGTCCAGGCGGCAGGTCAGGCTGACCTCGAAACCAGCGATGCCACCATCAGCTACACCGTGGGCGCTCGTCAGGTTAGCGACCTTCCATTGAATGGTCGTAACCCTTACGGCTTGGCTGCGTTGTCGCCGGGTATCAATCCCGGAGGCAGCTTCGGTGCAGGTGTAGCCACCGCACGCGGCGCTGTGGTCGCAGCAGCAACCAACAACTTTGAAGCGAACGGCGGTCTGAGCGCGGCAAACGACATCCTGCTCGACGGCGTGCCAATCAGCGTATGCTGCCAGGGCCAGCCCGCGCTGACACCTTCCGTTGAAGTTGTGGATCAGTTCAAGGTCATCACCTCAACTCCTTCGGCGCAGTTCGGCCGTACTTCGGGCGGCATTCTGAACATCGTTACAAAGTCCGGAACGAACGGCCTGCACGGCACGGCTTACGAATACTTCCGTAACGACAAGTTGGACGCTGCAAACTTCTTCACCAAGCGTTCCGGCGTGTATCCCATCCCCACACGTAAAGACTTCCGCTTGCCGCATCGTTACAACCAGTACGGTGTCTTTGTGAACGGCCCGGTATGGCTGCCAAAGATCTACAACGGCAAGGACAAGACGTTCTTCACTTTCGGTTGGGAAGCCACGCGCAATACCACCAACGTCTTCAACACCGTCACGGTTCCCACTGCGCTCCAGCGCCAAGGCATCTTTACGGAAGGCGGTCTGGGACAGGTTTACGATCCGTACAGCAACAACGGCACCACGCGTCAGCCGTTGCCCGCAGGCTGCAATGCGGCTGGTTGTTTCGCAGCAGGTTACGGTCTGACCTCGATCAATCCCGTCTCGCAACAGTTGCTGCAGTTTCTTCCGATGCCCAACGCAGCGGGTTTGACCAGTAACTACAGCTACTCGTACGCCACGAACGACAAGGAAGATCAGTTCAACTTCCGCGTCGATCACAACTTCTCGCCGAGCCAGCGCGTGTTCGTACGTGGTTCGCGAGATGTGAACAACCACCACGAGAACGATCTCTTCAACGGAGTTAACGGCCCCAGCGGTATCAACCAGGCGTTGACGGCGTATCTTTTCGCCGCTGGCCATACCTGGACAATCACGCCGTCTCTGGTGCTGCAGACCAACTACGGTTTTGCGTACCAGAAGAACTTCCAGATCCCGCAGAACTACGGCTATCAAGCATCGAAGTACGGCTTCAGCACCAACCTTGACTCGCAGCAGCAGCTCCCGGGCCTGCCGTACGTCAGCATCAATAGCGCTTACGCCAACATGTCGAATGCCACCAACACCAATCGTTGGGAGCACTACACCCACGTCCTCAATTCCACGGCAGTATGGCAACGTGGCCTGCATACGTTGACCTTTGGCTATGACGGACGTTTGATTATGGAGCACCAGCAGAGCGCTGGTAACGGCGTAGGCTCCTTCACCTTTGACTCGACCCTCACCAAGCCGAATTCGTCGGGCTCGGTCACAGGCAATCAGGCAAACGTAGACTCTCTTGCTGCATTCCTGCTCGGTACATTCACCAGTGCTTCGCTCCAGCGTCAGGTGCTGCCAGCGTATGACTCCTGGTACCACGCACCGTTCTTCCAGGACGACTGGAAGGTCTTCCCGAACCTGACCCTGAACATGGGCATCCGGTGGGACATCGAAACCGGCTATCGCGAGCGCCAGAATCGCTGGGCGGATCTCGATCTGAAGGTTGCAAACCCGTTGTCCAGCGCGGCGCTTCCGTTCACCGGCGGTGCACGCTTCCTCGGCGTCAACTATCCCAACCGCACCTGGAAGACGAGCTACACCAAGTTCTCGCCGCGCTTCGGCCTCGCTTGGCAGGTAACGCCAAAGACGGTAGTGCGCTCTGGCTTCTCGATCCTCTACCTCCCGACCAGCCAGCGCTTCTATAGCGCCAGCACGTTGGGCTACTCCATCAGCACGGCGACCACGTTCGTCAGCACACAGGTTCCAAACGCTACCATCGCGAACCCGTTCCCGACTGGTGTTCAGCTTCCTCAGGGCGCGGCAAACGGAGTTCAGGTAGGTACGGGTACCAGCGTGACAGGCGTGCTCTATGACACTCCGCTCTCCTATAACGAGCAGTGGAACCTCGGCGTGGAACGTCAGATTTCCCGCGGCATCGTTCTTCACTTGAACTATGTCGGCAGCCACAGCCTTCACCTGCCGCAGAACATCCGTCCCAACGACTTGCGTGACCAGAACTGGGGCGCAGTTGGTGATACGAACTACGTCAATTACCTGCAGGCCAGCGTTGCGAATCCGTTCTATGGACAGCCGAACGTTGGCAACCTGAACACGCCAACGGTACAGCGTGCGGCTCTGCTCGCAGCGTATCCGCAGTACACAACGAACAGCGGCATGGCGAACAGCTCGCTGAACATCAGTGGCTACGGCGGCGGTACTGCAGAGTTCAACGCGGCACAGGCCTTCATCACCATGCAGCCTTCGCCCAACCTGACAGCAACTGTCAGCTACACGTTCTCCAAGAGCATGACGAACGCTGTGCCAATCACGGCTGGCTTCCTCAATGCAAATGGCACGCCGAACTACCAGAACAGCTACCACATCCGTGACTACGAGTGGTCTGTTGCATCCACTGACGTGCCGCATCGCCTCGTTGCCAACGCGAACTACACACTTCCGTTTGGCCGTGGCCAGCGCTTTGGCAGCGGTGCATCCGGATGGGTGAACCAGATCATCGGTGGATGGGGACTGAACACCATCATCGCTGTGCAATCCGGTGCCGCATTAGGAATCACGCAAACCGGTGGCGCCGCATTCTCAGGATCACGCCCCATGTTCGTTCAGGGTGTCGATCCTCTCAACCACGGCGACATCCGCAATCGCCTCGGTTCATCCGGTGCCGGGTATAAGGACGGCTACTTCAACTGGACCGGCTTCACGCAGGCGCAATCCTTCCAGTTGGGCAACGTCCCACGCTCTTCTGGCTATCTGCGCGGTGTCAAAACCTTCCAGGACGATCTCTCACTGATCAAGTACTTCCCAATCCACGAGAGCATCAAGCTGCAGTTCCGCCTGGAAGCCTTCAATGTGTTCAACAAGGTGCAGTTTGGCTTGCCAAACACCACCTTCGGAGCTTCGAACTTCGGACAGGTCAACTCACAGGCCAACCTGCCACGTAACGTACAGGCAGCTCTGAAGCTGAACTTCTAA
- a CDS encoding FAD-dependent oxidoreductase, which translates to MIASARFLVPTFLLSLAASAFAASPAPKPVSADLVVYGGTASGVMTAYSAAKQGLHVVLLEPTRHLGGMVTGGLSATDYAYFPIIGGYTREFYKEAATTYGKGDLDHPTDFLSEPKVGEAIFNRWLKEAKVDVRFGERIKEHGGVEMKGKQVTAFVTEDGTRWEGKIFADCSYEGDAMAEAHVSYVIGREGEEVYNESLAGVRPETPKHQFLWKISPYDDAHKLLPYVDPGPLAKGGSGDKKVQAYNFRLILTNDPANKMPWTKPAGYDAKQFALLTRYVQSYKEHTGKDPVLATVTNPVCFDHAKCDFNNNGPFSTDFIGKSWTYPDASFADREAIWKAHMKYTQDFFYFLATDPSVPQSLRDDTNKWGRAKDEFTDSDGWPRQLYIREGRRMTGMYVMHQADLQTDRTKPDSIAMGSYNSDSHNIQRVAMPDGSVFNEGDVQVAVQPYEISFRAILPKQEQVTNLLVPVCLSASHVAYSSVRMEPQYMMIGQAAGVTAALAIQGNTPVQQVSVDKLQTILRKDGTILHLDQQAHRAQSRIHPQP; encoded by the coding sequence ATGATTGCATCCGCACGGTTTTTGGTTCCCACGTTTCTCCTGTCCCTCGCAGCCTCTGCCTTTGCGGCGTCACCTGCTCCAAAGCCTGTCTCCGCCGATCTGGTGGTCTACGGCGGCACGGCGTCCGGCGTCATGACGGCGTACTCCGCCGCCAAGCAGGGCCTCCACGTTGTTCTGCTCGAACCCACCCGCCACCTCGGCGGCATGGTCACCGGCGGCCTCTCCGCAACGGACTACGCCTATTTCCCCATCATCGGCGGCTACACCCGCGAGTTCTATAAAGAGGCGGCCACCACCTACGGCAAGGGCGACCTCGATCACCCCACCGACTTCCTCTCCGAACCGAAGGTCGGCGAGGCCATCTTCAATCGCTGGCTCAAGGAAGCCAAGGTCGACGTCCGTTTTGGTGAACGCATCAAGGAACACGGCGGCGTCGAAATGAAGGGCAAGCAGGTCACCGCTTTCGTAACGGAAGATGGCACACGTTGGGAAGGGAAGATCTTCGCGGATTGCAGCTACGAAGGCGACGCCATGGCGGAAGCGCATGTCAGCTACGTAATAGGCCGTGAAGGTGAAGAGGTCTACAACGAGAGCCTCGCCGGCGTCCGCCCGGAAACGCCCAAGCATCAGTTCCTCTGGAAGATCAGCCCGTACGACGACGCCCACAAGCTTCTGCCGTACGTCGACCCCGGACCGCTGGCCAAGGGCGGCAGCGGCGACAAGAAGGTGCAGGCCTATAACTTCCGCCTCATCCTCACCAATGATCCCGCGAACAAGATGCCCTGGACCAAGCCCGCCGGGTATGACGCAAAGCAGTTCGCGCTGCTCACGCGCTACGTTCAGAGCTACAAGGAACACACAGGCAAAGACCCCGTGCTTGCCACCGTCACCAACCCCGTCTGCTTCGATCACGCCAAGTGCGACTTCAACAACAACGGCCCATTCTCAACCGACTTCATCGGCAAGAGCTGGACCTATCCCGATGCCTCCTTCGCCGATCGCGAAGCCATCTGGAAGGCGCACATGAAGTACACGCAGGACTTCTTCTACTTCTTGGCGACCGACCCGTCCGTACCGCAATCACTCCGCGACGACACCAATAAGTGGGGCCGTGCCAAGGACGAGTTCACCGATTCCGACGGCTGGCCGCGTCAGCTTTACATCCGCGAAGGTCGCCGCATGACCGGCATGTATGTCATGCACCAGGCCGACCTCCAGACCGACCGCACCAAGCCTGACTCCATCGCCATGGGCAGCTATAACTCTGACTCGCACAACATTCAGCGTGTCGCCATGCCCGACGGTTCCGTGTTCAACGAAGGCGATGTTCAGGTGGCAGTGCAGCCATACGAGATCAGCTTCCGCGCCATCCTGCCCAAGCAGGAACAGGTCACGAACTTGCTCGTTCCCGTGTGCCTGTCAGCCTCCCATGTGGCGTATTCATCGGTCCGCATGGAGCCCCAGTACATGATGATTGGCCAGGCAGCCGGAGTTACTGCGGCACTCGCCATTCAGGGCAACACCCCAGTTCAGCAGGTCTCCGTAGACAAGCTCCAGACCATCCTTCGCAAGGACGGAACCATCCTCCATCTGGATCAACAGGCCCACCGAGCACAGTCCCGGATCCACCCCCAACCGTAA
- a CDS encoding helix-turn-helix domain-containing protein — protein MAVETPPDVHLEIDPAVEEAVHRVLNSPQFMRAETQRKLLHYLWLNRHLPLSEYAIATEALGRNSHFDPNTDASIRVHISRLRRKLKDYYGETGEHELLVIPTGTHQLVLQPPAPPEEHVEAPVSEPEPPPTGIAWLRVHKVNVLTASCILLAILLTATAGLAIWQSRQLKAAQLHPPDKPNSFWKAFLEGDAPVRIVLPTPIFFSFKDRPSLRVRSVQVNSFDEVKNDPKLEELEKMWGPIGLEQSYTVTWDTLAGIQISRYLDRIGQGRRISFEVTRDSSLLSLEQANVIVLGTDNTLRPMKEYTDTMNFVMTLGEDRVINTHPEPGEESAYRRVYKNDPINGISVRHVEPSIIALLPGRAPGLKVLMLESRDTSGMVSLLSSNAGSNAVEDMWRKHGSPRFFEMVTMTELEGNTPLRSWPVTMHAYTKAPPSKNM, from the coding sequence ATGGCTGTTGAGACCCCACCGGACGTGCACCTCGAGATCGATCCGGCGGTAGAGGAAGCGGTGCATCGCGTCCTGAACAGCCCACAGTTCATGCGCGCGGAAACGCAGCGCAAACTGCTGCACTACCTCTGGCTCAACCGGCATCTTCCCCTCAGCGAATACGCCATCGCAACCGAGGCGCTCGGCCGTAACAGCCACTTCGATCCCAATACCGACGCCAGCATCCGCGTCCACATCTCGCGCCTGCGCCGCAAGCTCAAGGACTACTACGGCGAAACCGGCGAGCACGAACTCCTCGTCATCCCCACCGGCACGCACCAGTTGGTGCTGCAGCCTCCGGCCCCGCCAGAAGAGCATGTGGAGGCTCCGGTCTCCGAACCCGAGCCACCACCCACAGGCATAGCCTGGCTTCGCGTACACAAGGTCAACGTGCTCACGGCGTCCTGCATTCTGTTGGCGATCCTGCTTACCGCCACAGCAGGATTGGCCATCTGGCAAAGCCGCCAGTTGAAGGCCGCCCAGCTGCATCCACCAGATAAACCCAACAGCTTTTGGAAAGCGTTCCTCGAAGGCGACGCCCCCGTAAGGATCGTCTTACCCACACCCATCTTCTTCAGCTTCAAAGATCGTCCATCGCTGAGAGTCCGCTCGGTCCAGGTCAACTCCTTCGACGAGGTGAAGAACGACCCCAAGCTGGAAGAGTTAGAAAAGATGTGGGGCCCCATCGGTCTCGAGCAGTCGTACACCGTCACCTGGGACACGCTCGCGGGTATCCAGATTTCGCGCTATCTCGACCGCATCGGGCAGGGAAGACGCATCTCCTTCGAAGTCACCCGAGACTCATCGTTGCTCTCGCTCGAACAGGCGAACGTCATCGTGCTCGGGACGGACAACACGCTCCGACCCATGAAGGAGTACACAGACACGATGAACTTCGTCATGACCCTCGGCGAAGATCGTGTCATCAACACCCATCCGGAACCCGGAGAGGAATCGGCATACCGCCGTGTCTATAAGAACGATCCCATAAACGGGATATCCGTGCGCCACGTGGAGCCATCCATCATCGCCCTGCTCCCCGGACGCGCTCCCGGCCTCAAGGTCCTCATGCTCGAATCGCGTGACACCAGCGGCATGGTCTCGCTCCTCTCATCCAACGCCGGGTCGAACGCGGTGGAAGACATGTGGCGCAAACACGGCTCGCCCCGGTTCTTTGAGATGGTCACCATGACCGAACTTGAGGGCAACACGCCTCTCCGCAGTTGGCCGGTCACCATGCACGCATACACCAAGGCGCCGCCGTCAAAGAACATGTAA